In the Leguminivora glycinivorella isolate SPB_JAAS2020 chromosome 14, LegGlyc_1.1, whole genome shotgun sequence genome, one interval contains:
- the LOC125233101 gene encoding protein PELPK1-like: MGAKRHNIGARRHWRRITPLHAPNNHGPPGTLRPGDDIGLSATAPTDARSLDLPKPTDARSFDLPKPTDARSLDLPKLTDARSLDLPKPTDARSLDLPKPTDARSLDLPKPMDARSLDLPKPMDARSLDLPKPTDARSLDLPKPTDARSLDLPKPMDARSLDLPKPMDARSLDLPKPMDARSLDLPKPMDARSLDLPKPTDARSLDLPKPTDARSLDLPKPTDARSLDLPKPTDARSLDLPKPMDARSLDLPKPTDARSLDLPKPTDARSLDLPKPTDARSLDLPKPTDARSLDLPKPTDARLLDLPKPTDARSLDLPKPTDARSLDLPKPTDARSLDLPKPTDARSLDLPKPTDARSLDLPKPTDARSLDLPLRTPASTNISRGI, encoded by the exons atgggtgctaagcgacacaACATTGGAGCACGGAGGCATTGGCGTAGAATAACACCTTTACACGCACCAAATAACCACGGACCACCTGGCACCTTACGGCCCGGcgacgacattggtctaagcgcgacagcg CCTACGGACGCCCGCTCGCTTGATCTTCCCAAGCCTACGGACGCCCGCTCGTTTGATCTTCCCAAGCCTACGGACGCCCGCTCGCTTGATCTTCCCAAGCTTACGGACGCCCGCTCGCTTGATCTTCCCAAGCCTACGGACGCCCGCTCGCTTGATCTTCCCAAGCCTACGGACGCCCGCTCGCTTGATCTTCCCaagcctatggacgcccgctCGCTTGATCTTCCCaagcctatggacgcccgctCGCTTGATCTTCCCAAGCCTACGGACGCCCGCTCGCTTGATCTTCCCAAGCCTACGGACGCCCGCTCGCTTGATCTTCCCaagcctatggacgcccgctCGCTTGATCTTCCCaagcctatggacgcccgctCGCTTGATCTTCCCaagcctatggacgcccgctCGCTTGATCTTCCCaagcctatggacgcccgctCGCTTGATCTTCCCAAGCCTACGGACGCCCGCTCGCTTGATCTTCCCAAGCCTACGGACGCCCGCTCGCTTGATCTTCCCAAGCCTACGGACGCCCGCTCGCTTGATCTTCCCAAGCCTACGGACGCCCGCTCGCTTGATCTTCCCaagcctatggacgcccgctCGCTTGATCTTCCCAAGCCTACGGACGCCCGCTCGCTTGATCTTCCCAAGCCTACGGACGCCCGCTCGCTTGATCTTCCCAAGCCTACGGACGCCCGCTCGCTTGATCTTCCCAAGCCTACGGACGCCCGCTCGCTTGATCTTCCCAAGCCTACGGACGCCCGCTTGCTTGATCTTCCCAAGCCTACGGACGCCCGCTCGCTTGATCTTCCCAAGCCTACGGACGCCCGCTCGCTTGATCTCCCCAAGCCTACGGACGCCCGCTCGCTTGATCTTCCCAAGCCTACGGACGCCCGCTCGCTTGATCTTCCCAAGCCTACGGACGCCCGCTCGCTTGATCTTCCCAAGCCTACGGACGCCCGCTCGCTTGATCTTCCCTTACGGACGCCAGCATCGACAAATATAAGTAGAGGTATATGA